In one window of Gossypium hirsutum isolate 1008001.06 chromosome A01, Gossypium_hirsutum_v2.1, whole genome shotgun sequence DNA:
- the LOC121203472 gene encoding G-type lectin S-receptor-like serine/threonine-protein kinase At4g27290, producing the protein MEAFLMELVLCLLLFFTIRTWAIDTLTPGQSIKDGETLVSAGGSFELGFFSPGNSKSRYVGIWYKKVSTGTVVWVANRENLVSDASGVLSINEKGILSIMNGTKGIVWSSNTSRNSAEEPIAQLLDSGNFVVKDRNDSDSENFLWQSFDRPCDTFLPGMKIGINFVTGSERHASSWKNTEDPAPGIYTYRVDSQGYPQVVVKKGADILFRAGSWNGLYLTGSPLPVNPLYSFELVLNENEVYYTYQVQNNSIYTRFLLNPSGLIQRTIWNERTNNWEVYATSQSDQCSIYAYCGSYATCSTNESPPCKCLEGFIHRSASPRDINSVDWSYGCTRRTPLACHGGDSFLRKTGLKLPDTSKTWANISIDLKECEKLCLKNCSCTAYANLDVRGGGHGCLLWFGDLIDIIEFSEGGQDLYIRLATSDLNHIRSKGKLNEKLKAVIIAISVIIASGMTILALLLYVQKIRLRNTGEHGKEDLELPVFDFTTIATATNNFSSNNILGQGGFGPVYKGTLIEGQEIAVKRLSKNSGQGLEEFKNEVTLISKLQHRNLVKLFGCCIRKDEKMLVYEYMPNKSLNYFIFDQTRNKLLDWRIRMHIVDGIARGVLYLHHDSRLKIIHRDLKASNILLDHNMNPKISDFGLARKFGVDQTQAKTKRVVGTYGYMSPEYALDGLFSMKSDVFSFGVLVLEILSGKKNRGFSHPEHDHNLLGHAWKLWMEKRPLELIDPALGDSYDATEGLRCINVALLCVQQCPPDRPNMSLVLVMLCGDSVLPQPKQPGFFIERNLPMTDSVSVKNETSSMYRSITSLEPR; encoded by the exons ATGGAAGCCTTTTTAATGGAGCTTGTTCTGTGTTTGCTTCTCTTCTTTACAATAAGAACTTGGGCAATAGACACTTTAACCCCAGGGCAGTCAATAAAAGATGGTGAAACTCTTGTGTCAGCAGGTGGAAGCTTTGAACTGGGATTTTTCAGTCCTGGGAATTCCAAGAGTCGATACGTGGGAATTTGGTATAAGAAAGTATCAACTGGAACTGTTGTATGGGTTGCCAATAGGGAAAATTTAGTTTCTGATGCCTCTGGAGTTTTAAGTATCAATGAGAAAGGCATTCTTTCAATCATGAATGGCACCAAAGGCATTGTTTGGTCTTCAAACACATCGAGGAATTCAGCAGAGGAGCCGATTGCACAACTCCTGGATTCGGGAAATTTCGTAGTGAAGGACCGAAATGATAGTGATTCGGAAAACTTTCTTTGGCAGAGTTTTGATCGTCCTTGCGATACCTTTCTACCAGGAATGAAGATTGGAATAAACTTTGTCACCGGTTCCGAGAGGCATGCATCATCCTGGAAAAACACGGAAGATCCTGCTCCGGGCATATATACTTACAGGGTTGACTCGCAGGGGTACCCACAGGTTGTTGTTAAAAAGGGAGCTGATATATTATTCAGAGCAGGTTCATGGAATGGTCTTTATCTCACAGGAAGCCCACTGCCTGTTAATCCATTATATTCATTTGAGCTTGTCTTGAATGAGAATGAGGTCTACTACACATACCAGGTGCAAAACAATTCAATCTATACAAGATTTTTATTGAATCCATCAGGTCTAATACAACGCACCATATGGAATGAGAGGACAAATAACTGGGAGGTTTACGCCACATCGCAATCGGATCAATGTTCAATCTATGCCTATTGTGGATCATATGCTACTTGCAGCACCAACGAATCTCCACCTTGTAAATGCTTGGAAGGGTTCATCCACAGATCAGCATCTCCCAGGGATATTAATTCAGTAGATTGGTCATATGGATGTACTCGAAGGACACCGCTGGCATGTCATGGTGGAGACAGCTTTCTCAGGAAAACTGGCCTAAAATTACCGGACACTTCGAAAACTTGGGCAAACATTAGCATTGATCTTAAGGAGTGTGAGAAATTGTGTTTGAAGAATTGCTCTTGCACTGCATACGCGAATTTAGATGTCCGAGGGGGAGGCCACGGCTGCTTGCTGTGGTTTGGAGACCTAATTGACATCATAGAATTCAGTGAGGGTGGACAGGACCTTTATATCAGGCTGGCTACTTCTGATCTGA ATCATATACGAAGCAAAGGAAAGCTAAATGAAAAGCTGAAGGCTGTAATCATAGCCATCTCTGTAATAATAGCCAGCGGAATGACAATACTAGCATTGTTGTTGTATGTTCAGAAGATCAGGCTTAGAAACACAG GGGAACATGGAAAGGAAGATTTAGAGTTGCCTGTTTTTGATTTCACAACCATAGCTACGGCAACTAATAACTTTTCGAGCAACAACATTCTGGGACAAGGTGGATTTGGTCCTGTTTACAAG GGAACATTGATTGAGGGGCAAGAAATAGCAGTGAAGAGACTTTCAAAGAATTCGGGACAAGGACTGGAAGAGTTCAAAAATGAAGTAACATTGATTTCCAAACTCCAGCACCGCAATCTTGTAAAGCTTTTTGGTTGCTGCATCAGGAAAGATGAAAAGATGTTAGTTTATGAGTACATGCCTAACAAAAGTTTGAACTACTTTATTTTCG ATCAAACAAGAAACAAATTACTGGACTGGCGTATACGAATGCATATTGTCGATGGAATTGCTAGAGGGGTTCTTTATCTTCACCATGACTCTAGATTGAAGATTATCCATAGAGATCTCAAAGCAAGCAATATTTTACTAGATCATAACATGAATCCGAAGATATCAGATTTTGGCTTAGCTCGGAAGTTCGGAGTAGATCAGACTCAGGCCAAAACTAAAAGAGTGGTCGGAACATA CGGTTATATGTCCCCTGAATATGCTTTGGATGGGCTTTTTTCAATGAAATCCGATGTCTTCAGCTTTGGAGTTTTGGTTCTGGAGATACTATCAGGAAAGAAAAACAGGGGATTTTCCCATCCAGAACATGACCATAATCTTCTTGGACAT GCATGGAAATTGTGGATGGAAAAGAGGCCATTAGAACTAATCGACCCTGCATTGGGCGACTCGTATGATGCAACCGAAGGGTTAAGATGCATCAATGTAGCTCTATTATGTGTGCAACAATGCCCCCCGGACAGACCTAACATGTCATTAGTTTTGGTCATGTTGTGCGGTGACAGTGTATTGCCCCAACCAAAGCAGCCTGGGTTTTTCATCGAAAGAAATCTGCCTATGACTGACTCTGTCTCAGTCAAAAATGAAACTTCCTCCATGTATAGATCTATTACATCATTAGAGCCACGATAG